The following proteins come from a genomic window of Larimichthys crocea isolate SSNF chromosome XV, L_crocea_2.0, whole genome shotgun sequence:
- the lrrc38a gene encoding leucine-rich repeat-containing protein 38: protein MLPCINWLQPFLALISSTLLTRGNNCPSSCLCPDHHTVDCTGRGLTRVPDYIPLDVRRILLSNNWIPWIPSDFLVLYSDLVYLDLRNNSLSRLDPGTLSTSSRLVFLDLGRNNLTEIPSGTFGKSRSLIKLRLGNNPHLNMVGRDAFTGLTSLRELELEKNGLTDLDVSILESLPSLRMLRLEGNPWFCSCHFAKLFVWLMENRHKLPEGMEGIECSLPLDGRRVPLSLLSEDSFRECHGALTLTDYLIVIFSGISVSVAAIMASFFLASTVHCFQRLSKGSKGDEEEGND, encoded by the exons ATGTTACCATGCATTAACTGGCTCCAGCCTTTCCTTGCCTTGATTTCCTCCACCTTGCTTACGCGAGGCAACAACTGCCcatccagctgtttgtgtccAGATCACCACACTGTGGATTGCACTGGCCGAGGTCTAACCAGAGTCCCGGATTACATTCCTCTGGACGTTCGCCGTATCTTGCTGTCCAACAACTGGATTCCCTGGATACCGTCTGATTTCCTGGTCCTCTACAGTGATCTGGTCTACCTGGATCTGAGGAATAACTCCCTCTCTCGGCTAGATCCAGGGACACTTAGCACCTCCTCCAGGTTAGTCTTTTTGGACTTGGGAAGAAACAACCTGACGGAAATCCCGTCTGGGACGTTTGGGAAGTCCAGGAGTCTGATCAAATTGCGACTGGGGAACAACCCCCACCTAAACATGGTAGGCAGGGATGCTTTCACAGGCTTGACTTCTTTGagagagctggagctggagaagaaTGGTCTCACAGACCTGGACGTCAGCATCTTGGAATCTCTGCCTTCCCTCCGGATGCTGCGTCTGGAGGGAAACCCCTGGTTCTGCAGCTGCCACTTTGCCAAACTATTTGTATGGCTGATGGAGAACCGTCACAAACTCCCTGAAG gTATGGAGGGGATAGAGTGCTCTCTGCCTCTGGATGGGCGTCGCGTTCCCCTAAGTTTACTCTCTGAAGACAGTTTCCGGGAGTGCCATGGTGCCCTCACCCTAACCGACTACCTCATTGTCATTTTCTCCGGCATCTCTGTCTCAGTGGCAGCCATCATGGCCAGTTTCTTCCTCGCTTCCACAGTCCACTGCTTCCAGCGCCTCAGCAAAGGCAGCAAAGGAGATGAGGAAGAAGGAAATGACTGA
- the LOC104932797 gene encoding SAM pointed domain-containing Ets transcription factor isoform X1 — protein MGSPLYISHPHHPDTRTAWLDEAEDVKPPRSLLGLPPELSWSGVYLPYCNRLAIEENPWVLRMTEAPAPAAPPSRTAEPGPAKPSQAQEPPSGMEGQVEECCLEQVQTMVVGEVLKDVDTACKLLNIASDPLDWSYVHVQKWLLWTEHLYRLPQVSTMFQELTGRDLCSMTEADFRQRSSQYGDMLYAHLDIWRSAAAMKARCPPEDSKSAADDDSWSDVMCDYPSQPIHLWQFLRELLLKPHNYSRCIRWLNKEKGIFKIEDSAHVARLWGIRKNRPAMNYDKLSRSIRQYYKKGIIRKPDVSRRLVYQFVKPV, from the exons ATGGGGTCGCCTCTCTACATCAGTCACCCTCATCACCCCGACACCAGGACGGCATGGCTGGACGAAGCTGAGGATGTCAAACCACCCCGCAGCTTATTGGGGCTCCCTCCTGAGCTCAGCTGGTCAGGGGTCTACCTCCCCTATTGTAATAGATTAGCTATAGAGGAGAACCCCTGGGTGCTGAGGATGACAGAGGCCCCTGCTCCGGCTGCTCCTCCCTCCAGGACTGCAGAGCCGGGCCCAGCCAAGCCTAGTCAAGCCCAGGAACCCCCTTCTGGGATGGAAGGTCAGGTGGAGGAGTGCTGTCTGGAGCAGGTCCAGACCATGGTCGTGGGAGAGGTGTTGAAGGATGTCGACACGGCCTGCAAGCTGCTCAACATTGCATCAG ACCCTTTGGACTGGAGCTATGTGCATGTTCAGAAGTGGCTACTCTGGACCGAACACCTGTACAGGCTGCCACAGGTCAGCACGATGTTTCAGGAGCTGACCGGCAGAGATCTGTGCTCCATGACAGAAGCAGACTTCAGACAGCGCTCCTCGCAGTATGGAGACATGCTGTACGCTCATCTGGACATCTGGAGATCTG CTGCGGCAATGAAGGCGCGCTGCCCACCAGAGGACAGCAAatcag CAGCTGATGATGATTCCTGGTCAGATGTGATGTGTGACTACCCAAGTCAACCCATCCACCTGTGGCAGTTCCTCCGAGAGCTGCTCCTCAAGCCTCATAACTACAGCCGCTGCATCCGCTGGCTCAACAAAGAGAAAG GGATTTTCAAAATAGAAGACTCAGCTCACGTGGCCAGGCTATGGGGCATCAGGAAGAACCGCCCGGCTATGAACTATGACAAACTGAGTCGCTCTATACGCCAGTACTACAAGAAAGGCATCATTCGAAAGCCTGATGTATCACGCAGACTGGTCTACCAGTTCGTCAAGCCTGTATGA
- the LOC104932797 gene encoding SAM pointed domain-containing Ets transcription factor isoform X2 produces the protein MGSPLYISHPHHPDTRTAWLDEAEDVKPPRSLLGLPPELSWSGVYLPYCNRLAIEENPWVLRMTEAPAPAAPPSRTAEPGPAKPSQAQEPPSGMEGQVEECCLEQVQTMVVGEVLKDVDTACKLLNIASDPLDWSYVHVQKWLLWTEHLYRLPQVSTMFQELTGRDLCSMTEADFRQRSSQYGDMLYAHLDIWRSAAAMKARCPPEDSKSADDDSWSDVMCDYPSQPIHLWQFLRELLLKPHNYSRCIRWLNKEKGIFKIEDSAHVARLWGIRKNRPAMNYDKLSRSIRQYYKKGIIRKPDVSRRLVYQFVKPV, from the exons ATGGGGTCGCCTCTCTACATCAGTCACCCTCATCACCCCGACACCAGGACGGCATGGCTGGACGAAGCTGAGGATGTCAAACCACCCCGCAGCTTATTGGGGCTCCCTCCTGAGCTCAGCTGGTCAGGGGTCTACCTCCCCTATTGTAATAGATTAGCTATAGAGGAGAACCCCTGGGTGCTGAGGATGACAGAGGCCCCTGCTCCGGCTGCTCCTCCCTCCAGGACTGCAGAGCCGGGCCCAGCCAAGCCTAGTCAAGCCCAGGAACCCCCTTCTGGGATGGAAGGTCAGGTGGAGGAGTGCTGTCTGGAGCAGGTCCAGACCATGGTCGTGGGAGAGGTGTTGAAGGATGTCGACACGGCCTGCAAGCTGCTCAACATTGCATCAG ACCCTTTGGACTGGAGCTATGTGCATGTTCAGAAGTGGCTACTCTGGACCGAACACCTGTACAGGCTGCCACAGGTCAGCACGATGTTTCAGGAGCTGACCGGCAGAGATCTGTGCTCCATGACAGAAGCAGACTTCAGACAGCGCTCCTCGCAGTATGGAGACATGCTGTACGCTCATCTGGACATCTGGAGATCTG CTGCGGCAATGAAGGCGCGCTGCCCACCAGAGGACAGCAAatcag CTGATGATGATTCCTGGTCAGATGTGATGTGTGACTACCCAAGTCAACCCATCCACCTGTGGCAGTTCCTCCGAGAGCTGCTCCTCAAGCCTCATAACTACAGCCGCTGCATCCGCTGGCTCAACAAAGAGAAAG GGATTTTCAAAATAGAAGACTCAGCTCACGTGGCCAGGCTATGGGGCATCAGGAAGAACCGCCCGGCTATGAACTATGACAAACTGAGTCGCTCTATACGCCAGTACTACAAGAAAGGCATCATTCGAAAGCCTGATGTATCACGCAGACTGGTCTACCAGTTCGTCAAGCCTGTATGA
- the pacsin1a gene encoding protein kinase C and casein kinase substrate in neurons protein 1a gives MSGSYDESAVADDTMDSFWEVGNYKRAVKRFDDGHRLCNDLMGCLQERAKIEKSYGDQLTTWSKRWRQLIEKGPQYGSVERAWLAVMTEAEKVSELHQEVKNNLVNDDVEKVKNWQKEAYHKQMIGGFKEAKEAEEGFKKAQKPWAKKLKEMEAAKKGYHMACKEEKLAAAREANGKTEASVTPDQQKKLHEKVDKCKQDTQKAKEKYEKSLEELNKCTPQYMESMEQVFDQCQQHEVKRLTFLKEALLDIKRHLNLTENPSYATIYRELERTILAANTQEDLKWFSNNHGPGMHMNWPAFEEYNPDQASAPPKKKKPDGAPPTPSTDHVAPPGDRSSVSSYEKNQAYSTEWSDDEQPTTYSGNENGGNGNSFEDDSSTGKGVRVRALYDYEGQEQDELTFKAGDELTKTEDEDEQGWCRGRLDNGREGLYPANYVEPI, from the exons ATGTCTGGCTCCTACGATGAAAGTGCAGTTGCTGACGACACCATGGACAGCTTCTGGGAG gtGGGGAACTACAAACGTGCTGTCAAGAGATTCGATGACGGCCATCGGCTCTGCAATGACCTCATGGGCTGCCTGCAGGAACGTGCCAAGATAGAAAAATCCTACGGTGATCAGCTAACTACTTGGTCCAAGAGATGGAGGCAGCTCATTGAGAAAG GCCCACAGTACGGCTCTGTGGAGAGAGCCTGGTTGGCTGTGATGACTGAGGCGGAGAAGGTGAGTGAGCTGCACCAAGAGGTGAAGAACAACCTGGTGAACGATGACGTAGAGAAAGTGAAGAACTGGCAGAAGGAAGCTTATCACAAGCAAATGATCGGAGGCTTCAAAGAGGCCAAGGAGGCGGAGGAAGGTTTCAAGAAGGCTCAGAAACCGTGGGCCAAGAAGCTCAAGGAG ATGGAGGCAGCTAAGAAAGGGTACCACATGGCCTGCAAGGAGGAGAAGCTGGCTGCAGCCCGAGAGGCCAACGGCAAGACCGAGGCTTCTGTCACGCCAGACCAGCAGAAGAAACTCCACGAGAAAGTGGACAAATGCAAACAGGATACGCAGAAG gCTAAAGAAAAGTATGAGAAGTCTCTGGAAGAACTGAATAAATGCACCCCGCAGTACATGGAGAGCATGGAGCAGGTGTTTGACCAGTGCCAGCAGCACGAAGTCAAGAGGCTGACCTTCCTCAAGGAGGCCTTGCTGGATATCAAACGCCATCTTAACCTCACCGAGAACCCAAG CTATGCCACAATATACAGAGAACTGGAGCGCACAATCctggctgcaaacacacaagaggACCTGAAGTGGTTCAGCAACAACCACGGCCCCGGGATGCATATGAACTGGCCTGCATTCGAG GAATACAACCCAGACCAGGCCAGCGCTCctccaaagaaaaagaaaccagaCGGAGCCCCACCCACTCCGAGCACTGACCATGTGGCTCCACCTGGTGATCGTAGCAG TGTGAGCAGCTATGAAAAAAACCAAGCTTACTCGACTGAGTGGTCCGATGATGAGCAACCCACTACGTACTCTGGCAACGAAAACGGCGGCAACGGGAATTCATTCGAGGATGATTCCAGCACTGGCAAAGGGGTCCGTGTCCGCGCTCTCTATGATTATGAAGGCCAGGAACAAGATGAGCTCACCTTCAAAGCAG GTGACGAACTGACCAAGACTGAGGACGAAGACGAGCAAGGCTGGTGTAGAGGTCGTTTGGACAACGGCCGAGAGGGACTGTACCCGGCCAATTATGTCGAGCCAATCTAG